A window of the Bradyrhizobium ottawaense genome harbors these coding sequences:
- a CDS encoding LysR family transcriptional regulator translates to MIDKLELLLALAKERHFGRAAEACGVTQPTMSTSLKQLEEILGVMLVQRGSRFQGFTPEGERTLDWARRIVGDARAMRQEINGLKDKLSGEIRLAAIPTVLGMVASLTTPFRAKHPDVQFQIRSCTSADVLGLLENLEVDAGLTYIENEPIGKVRTIPLYNESYRLLTAPDAMFGDREQVTWKEVGQVPLCLLTPDMQNRRIIDRALKSVGAEAVPTLTSNSLLVLYTHVKTGRWASVMPAKLAETLGLADAVRSIPIVDPVVNYSIGLVIPQRDPMTPLIAALVQVAREVAPTLE, encoded by the coding sequence TTGATCGACAAGCTTGAACTTCTGCTGGCGCTGGCCAAGGAACGGCACTTCGGACGGGCTGCGGAGGCCTGCGGCGTCACCCAGCCGACGATGTCGACCAGCCTCAAGCAGCTCGAGGAAATCCTCGGCGTCATGCTGGTGCAGCGCGGCTCCCGTTTTCAGGGCTTTACGCCGGAGGGCGAACGCACGCTCGACTGGGCGCGACGGATCGTCGGCGATGCCCGTGCGATGCGCCAGGAGATCAACGGCCTCAAGGACAAGCTCTCCGGCGAGATCAGGCTTGCCGCGATCCCGACCGTGCTCGGCATGGTGGCGTCGCTGACGACGCCGTTCCGCGCCAAGCATCCCGATGTGCAGTTTCAAATCCGCTCCTGCACCTCGGCGGACGTGCTGGGGCTTCTGGAAAATCTCGAGGTCGATGCCGGACTGACCTATATCGAGAACGAGCCGATCGGCAAGGTTCGCACTATTCCGCTCTACAACGAAAGCTATCGTCTGCTGACGGCGCCCGATGCGATGTTCGGCGATCGCGAGCAGGTGACCTGGAAGGAGGTCGGGCAGGTGCCGCTGTGCCTGTTGACGCCGGACATGCAGAACCGCCGCATCATCGACCGCGCGCTCAAATCGGTGGGCGCGGAAGCCGTTCCGACGCTGACGTCGAACTCGCTGCTGGTGCTCTACACCCACGTCAAGACCGGGCGCTGGGCCAGTGTGATGCCGGCGAAGCTGGCGGAGACGCTGGGACTGGCGGACGCGGTCCGCAGCATTCCGATCGTCGACCCCGTGGTCAATTACAGCATCGGCCTCGTGATCCCGCAGCGCGATCCGATGACGCCGTTGATCGCAGCATTGGTGCAGGTCGCGCGTGAGGTCGCGCCGACGCTGGAATAG
- a CDS encoding formate dehydrogenase beta subunit, whose amino-acid sequence MTMRLFVSRDAGAVAVGADEVAQALEQAARKRGLAIEIVRPGSRGLYWLEPMVEAATPKGRIAFGPVTPAEALSVLDAMAADGPHLLRLGVADEIPWLKRQTRLTFARCGVIDPRSVEDYRAHDGYRGLERALRLTSDEILADVTASGLRGRGGAGFPTGIKWKTVAQTSADRKYIVCNADEGDSGTFADRMIMEGDPFVVIEGMTIAGITVGATRGYIYVRSEYPHAVTAMNAAIAAAKRAGYLGAKIGGSSHSFDLEVRVGAGAYVCGEETSLLESLEGRRGIVRAKPPLPAHQGLFGRPTVINNVLSFAAIPFILAGGARAYADFGMGRSRGTMPIQLAGNIRHGGLFETAFGITLGELIDDVGGGTFTGREVRAVQVGGPLGAYFPRALFDTPFDYEAFAARDGLIGHGGIVVFDDSVDMSKQARFAMEFCAVESCGKCTPCRIGSTRGVETIDKIRRGERVAENIAVVEDLCNTMKFGSLCALGGFTPYPVSSALKHFREDFGPAPTKLQAAE is encoded by the coding sequence ATGACGATGCGCCTGTTCGTTTCCCGTGATGCCGGCGCGGTTGCGGTCGGCGCCGATGAAGTAGCCCAAGCGCTGGAACAGGCCGCCCGTAAACGGGGCCTTGCCATCGAAATCGTCCGGCCCGGATCGCGCGGGCTCTATTGGCTGGAGCCGATGGTCGAGGCCGCAACCCCCAAGGGCCGGATCGCGTTCGGCCCCGTGACCCCGGCTGAGGCGCTGTCCGTGCTCGATGCCATGGCCGCCGACGGTCCGCACCTGTTGCGGCTTGGCGTCGCGGACGAGATTCCCTGGCTCAAGCGCCAGACCCGCCTGACCTTCGCCCGCTGCGGCGTGATCGACCCCCGGTCGGTCGAGGACTACCGCGCCCATGACGGCTACAGGGGCCTGGAGCGGGCGTTGCGACTGACCTCGGACGAGATCCTCGCCGACGTCACGGCATCCGGGCTGCGCGGGCGTGGCGGCGCCGGCTTCCCGACCGGCATCAAGTGGAAAACCGTGGCGCAGACCAGCGCCGATCGCAAATACATCGTCTGCAACGCCGACGAAGGCGACAGCGGCACGTTTGCCGATCGCATGATCATGGAGGGCGATCCCTTCGTCGTGATCGAGGGCATGACCATCGCCGGCATTACCGTCGGCGCCACCAGGGGCTACATCTACGTCCGCTCGGAATATCCGCATGCGGTGACCGCGATGAACGCCGCGATCGCGGCGGCGAAGCGCGCCGGTTATCTCGGCGCCAAAATCGGCGGCTCCAGCCACAGCTTCGACCTCGAAGTCCGGGTCGGCGCCGGCGCATATGTCTGCGGCGAAGAAACCTCGCTCTTGGAAAGCCTCGAAGGCCGCCGTGGCATCGTCCGCGCCAAGCCGCCGCTGCCCGCGCACCAGGGCCTGTTCGGCCGGCCGACCGTGATCAACAACGTGCTGTCGTTCGCCGCGATCCCCTTCATCCTCGCCGGCGGCGCCAGGGCCTATGCGGACTTCGGCATGGGCCGCTCCCGCGGCACCATGCCGATCCAGCTCGCCGGCAATATCAGACATGGCGGCCTGTTCGAGACCGCCTTCGGCATCACGCTCGGCGAACTGATCGACGATGTCGGCGGCGGCACCTTTACCGGCCGGGAAGTCCGCGCGGTTCAGGTCGGCGGTCCCCTGGGCGCCTACTTCCCCCGCGCATTGTTCGACACCCCGTTCGACTACGAGGCCTTTGCCGCGCGTGACGGGCTGATCGGCCATGGCGGCATCGTCGTGTTCGACGACAGCGTCGATATGTCCAAGCAGGCCCGCTTTGCGATGGAATTCTGCGCCGTCGAATCCTGCGGCAAGTGCACGCCCTGCCGGATCGGTTCGACCCGCGGCGTCGAGACCATCGACAAGATCCGCCGCGGCGAGCGCGTAGCCGAGAACATCGCCGTGGTCGAAGATCTCTGCAACACCATGAAATTCGGTTCGCTCTGCGCGCTCGGCGGCTTCACCCCCTACCCCGTGTCGAGCGCGCTGAAACATTTCCGGGAAGATTTTGGCCCGGCGCCCACCAAACTTCAGGCCGCGGAATAG
- a CDS encoding PAS domain-containing sensor histidine kinase: MARAHAANACVQSDSIKGLAQSIAKPAYHRLLTAEPALRRAVPTLIIAFLITICLGAFVQVIDQSRQKRAATKRDIAALTDLLSERIDRLAAVRQDRAANLERLQALLPDLIPGWAVSTGRHVIVTGADNRVLASVPTEGAGGSDRVLDVISTAQLLAAPGQQGTVNDMTLPNGSGAMAISKLVKALPGQVIVIQEKNDPLWGSDAALSVTLSATTGFVVLILGFAFHWQSTRAREGDLINDAVRGRIDTALNRGRCGLWDWDLSRGRIFWSQSMFTMLGLDSRHDLLTFGEVNALVKSDDINLFDIADQLISGKLKHIDQTFRMQHTDGHWIWLRVRCELSQAAADSGLHLIGIAVDITEQKSLAEKTVEADLRLRDAIETIPEAFVLWDAEDRLVLCNSHFQRLHKLPDSAVTPGTSYETVIEVGSMPEVRTRLQDAGIHAPGARTFEAQLDDGSWLHISERRTKDGGYVSVGTDITRIKEHERRLIDNDSRLRANVLDLKKSQAELADLAEKYSQEKNRAEEANQAKSKFLANMSHELRTPLNAIIGFSEIMGSGMFGVLGSDKYQEYCHDILTSGKYLLEVINDILDMSKIEAGRMKLDMEQLDLSKIVAESVRVVSGRAEDKHLTLDADLENTISLVADRRAVKQIFVNLLSNAVKFTPDDGRVTVRSRVLADSIVLIIADTGIGIAPESLRRLGKPFEQVESQLTKTYQGSGLGLAIARSLTNLHGGNMRLRSKLGNGTVVRITLPRDPQKAKLSAAA; the protein is encoded by the coding sequence ATGGCGCGTGCGCATGCGGCGAACGCGTGCGTCCAATCCGATTCGATCAAGGGATTGGCGCAGTCGATCGCAAAACCGGCCTACCATAGACTGCTTACCGCAGAACCGGCGCTGCGCCGCGCCGTGCCCACCCTGATCATTGCCTTCCTGATCACCATCTGCCTCGGCGCCTTCGTGCAGGTGATCGACCAGAGCCGGCAGAAGCGCGCCGCGACCAAGCGCGACATCGCCGCCCTCACCGACCTGCTCTCCGAACGCATCGATCGCCTCGCCGCCGTCCGGCAGGACCGCGCCGCCAACCTCGAGCGGCTGCAGGCCCTGCTGCCCGATCTCATTCCCGGCTGGGCCGTCTCCACCGGCCGTCACGTCATCGTCACCGGCGCCGATAACCGCGTGCTGGCCAGTGTCCCGACCGAAGGCGCCGGCGGCAGCGACCGCGTGCTCGACGTGATCAGCACCGCGCAGTTGCTGGCGGCACCCGGCCAGCAGGGCACCGTCAACGACATGACGCTGCCGAACGGCAGCGGCGCGATGGCGATCTCAAAGCTGGTCAAGGCGCTGCCGGGCCAGGTCATCGTGATCCAGGAGAAGAACGATCCGCTCTGGGGATCCGATGCCGCGCTCTCGGTGACGCTTTCCGCAACCACGGGGTTCGTCGTGCTGATCCTCGGCTTCGCCTTCCACTGGCAATCGACCCGCGCCCGCGAGGGCGACCTGATCAACGACGCCGTGCGCGGCCGGATTGACACCGCGCTCAACCGCGGCCGCTGCGGCCTGTGGGACTGGGACCTGTCGCGCGGCCGGATCTTCTGGTCGCAGTCGATGTTCACCATGCTGGGGCTGGACTCCCGCCACGACCTCCTCACCTTCGGCGAAGTCAACGCGCTGGTGAAATCCGACGACATCAACCTGTTCGACATCGCCGATCAGCTGATCTCCGGCAAGCTCAAGCACATCGACCAGACTTTTCGCATGCAGCACACCGACGGCCACTGGATCTGGCTGCGGGTCCGCTGCGAACTCAGCCAGGCTGCGGCCGACAGCGGCCTGCATCTGATCGGCATCGCCGTCGACATCACCGAACAGAAGAGCCTCGCCGAGAAGACCGTGGAGGCCGATCTTCGGCTGCGCGACGCCATCGAGACCATCCCGGAAGCCTTCGTGCTGTGGGACGCGGAAGACCGCCTGGTGCTCTGCAACTCGCATTTCCAGCGCCTGCACAAGCTGCCGGACTCGGCAGTGACACCCGGCACGTCCTACGAGACCGTGATCGAGGTCGGCAGCATGCCGGAAGTCCGGACCCGGCTGCAGGACGCCGGCATCCACGCGCCCGGCGCGCGCACCTTCGAGGCGCAGCTCGACGACGGCAGCTGGCTGCACATCTCGGAACGCCGCACCAAGGACGGCGGCTACGTCTCGGTCGGCACCGACATCACCCGCATCAAGGAGCACGAGCGGAGGCTGATCGACAACGACAGCCGGCTGCGCGCCAACGTGCTCGACCTGAAGAAATCGCAGGCCGAGCTTGCCGACCTCGCCGAGAAATATTCGCAGGAGAAGAATCGCGCCGAGGAAGCCAACCAGGCCAAGTCGAAATTCCTCGCCAATATGAGCCACGAACTGCGCACACCGCTGAACGCCATCATCGGCTTCTCCGAAATCATGGGCAGCGGCATGTTCGGCGTGCTCGGCTCCGACAAGTATCAGGAGTACTGCCACGACATCCTGACATCGGGAAAATACCTGCTCGAGGTCATCAACGACATCCTCGACATGTCGAAGATCGAGGCCGGCCGCATGAAGCTCGACATGGAGCAGCTCGATCTGTCGAAGATCGTGGCGGAGTCGGTACGGGTGGTTTCCGGCCGCGCCGAGGACAAGCATCTGACGCTCGACGCCGATCTCGAAAACACGATCTCGCTGGTGGCCGACCGCCGCGCGGTCAAGCAGATCTTCGTCAACCTGCTGTCGAACGCGGTGAAGTTCACCCCCGACGACGGCCGCGTCACCGTCCGCAGCCGGGTGCTGGCGGATTCCATCGTGCTCATAATCGCCGACACCGGCATCGGCATCGCCCCTGAATCGCTGCGGCGGCTCGGCAAGCCGTTCGAGCAGGTCGAGAGCCAGCTCACCAAGACCTATCAGGGCTCAGGCCTCGGATTGGCGATCGCGCGGTCGCTGACCAACCTGCACGGCGGAAACATGCGGCTGCGCTCGAAGCTCGGCAACGGCACCGTCGTGCGCATCACCCTGCCGCGCGATCCGCAAAAGGCGAAGCTGTCGGCCGCGGCCTGA
- a CDS encoding DUF2290 domain-containing protein, with product MSIENQEDETVEESVPEIEDEALDGGQGQAEINGAGLSLRYEYAEDEYRRLVHPCAHLHIGWQREGRVPVRRVWTPELFAGFVFRNMFADSWFRSQDGNTLDMDGYESEIFFKREKRSIQRVHEAMFHEFEAEVVFLD from the coding sequence GTGTCCATAGAAAATCAGGAGGATGAGACAGTTGAAGAGAGCGTTCCGGAAATCGAGGACGAGGCGCTCGATGGGGGGCAGGGCCAGGCAGAAATAAACGGAGCTGGCTTAAGCTTAAGGTACGAATACGCCGAGGACGAATATAGAAGGTTAGTTCATCCCTGCGCGCATCTGCATATTGGTTGGCAGCGGGAGGGGCGTGTTCCGGTGAGGCGTGTATGGACACCCGAGCTGTTCGCTGGATTCGTATTTAGAAATATGTTTGCCGATTCGTGGTTTAGGTCCCAAGATGGAAATACTCTTGACATGGACGGATACGAATCTGAGATCTTCTTCAAACGCGAGAAGAGAAGTATCCAACGTGTACATGAAGCCATGTTTCACGAGTTTGAAGCC
- a CDS encoding cation-efflux pump, translating to MSNNHSTKSSVAAISIFASASMAAAKFVVGIAIGSLALISEALHSSVDLVATVITWMVVRVSDKPADDEHHYGHGKIESLSALGVIAMLYVLAGGILVAAYARLHEGTPPPALSAIPFIVLVVDIAVNFWRAWALHRAARATKSQALAADALHFASDVFGSFAVIIGLALSGLGYWWGDAAAAIGVAVVISLLGLRLGRSTIETLLDRAPEGASEKAITAIRSVPGVVDVERLRVRMVGPTHFIDAIAKVPRTTPIDRVEAIKRNAQAAVSKALGDADLTFTAVPVARDNESVRERIMVIARNSGLAIHHVTVHDVGGRLTVSIDLEVDGDMELVAAHDIAHDLERSIRDDFGEDVEVDTHIEPLEPELPHGTDAAPGRVEAIKAALTRFAANGAIHDIHNVRVRDTDAGEIVNFHCRAAPSMSVIKVHENVDEIERALRRAFPSIKRVISHAEPPRT from the coding sequence ATGAGCAACAATCACTCCACCAAATCCTCCGTCGCCGCGATCTCGATCTTTGCGAGCGCCAGCATGGCCGCGGCCAAATTCGTGGTCGGCATTGCGATCGGCTCGCTGGCGCTGATCTCGGAGGCCCTGCACTCCTCTGTCGACCTGGTGGCGACCGTCATCACCTGGATGGTGGTGCGGGTGTCCGACAAGCCCGCCGACGACGAGCACCATTATGGCCATGGCAAGATCGAGAGCCTGTCGGCACTCGGCGTCATCGCGATGCTCTATGTGCTGGCCGGCGGCATTTTGGTCGCGGCCTATGCGCGGCTGCACGAGGGAACGCCGCCGCCGGCGCTGTCGGCGATTCCGTTCATCGTGCTGGTGGTCGACATCGCCGTGAACTTCTGGCGGGCGTGGGCGCTGCATCGCGCGGCGCGCGCGACCAAGAGCCAGGCGCTCGCCGCCGACGCGCTGCATTTCGCCTCCGACGTGTTCGGATCGTTCGCCGTCATCATCGGGCTCGCGCTCTCAGGGCTTGGGTACTGGTGGGGCGATGCGGCAGCCGCCATCGGCGTCGCGGTTGTGATCTCCCTGCTCGGCCTGCGGCTGGGCCGCTCCACCATCGAAACCCTGCTCGACCGCGCGCCGGAAGGCGCCTCGGAGAAAGCAATCACCGCGATCCGCTCGGTGCCCGGCGTGGTCGATGTCGAGCGCCTGCGCGTTCGTATGGTCGGGCCCACCCACTTCATCGACGCCATTGCCAAGGTGCCGCGCACCACCCCGATCGACCGGGTCGAGGCGATCAAGCGCAACGCGCAGGCGGCCGTCAGCAAGGCGCTTGGCGATGCCGACCTGACCTTTACCGCCGTCCCGGTCGCGCGCGACAATGAGAGCGTGCGCGAGCGCATCATGGTGATCGCGCGCAATTCCGGCCTCGCCATCCACCATGTCACGGTGCACGACGTCGGCGGCCGGCTGACGGTCTCTATCGACCTCGAGGTCGACGGCGACATGGAGCTTGTGGCTGCGCACGACATCGCCCATGACCTGGAGCGCAGCATCCGCGACGACTTCGGCGAGGACGTCGAGGTCGACACCCATATCGAGCCGCTGGAGCCGGAATTGCCCCATGGCACCGACGCCGCGCCCGGGCGCGTCGAGGCCATCAAGGCCGCGCTGACGCGGTTTGCCGCCAATGGCGCCATCCACGACATCCACAATGTACGGGTCCGCGACACCGACGCCGGCGAGATCGTCAACTTCCACTGCCGCGCCGCCCCGTCGATGAGCGTCATCAAGGTGCACGAGAACGTCGACGAGATCGAGCGCGCGTTGCGCCGCGCCTTTCCCTCCATCAAGCGCGTTATCAGCCACGCCGAGCCGCCGCGCACGTAG
- a CDS encoding DEAD/DEAH box helicase: MARAVISSLRYSSDALSKSIIEALQAAGPFQDDDTSVIYYDYPIYSDYDKSLYKPDICLWSANHGFFVIKNCDSVLIDLSATVLGQFDVELSDFASLLYSRFVKSRILRKSIQVLKFEITPIIYVNGSAKEISSPELNSKLVTSQESLLQLLTVETESVGVEVYNEVRSIIEGAKALAPAVKPASAPPLGRAAAIIAKLEQDIHNFDVTQRQVALSLVPGPHRIRGLAGSGKTIVIAIKAALLHLSEPEKKILVTFFTRSLRDTLKTLITKFYRHMRDEDPDWTQIHVKHGWGNSRAGGVYSEASARSGQMPMSLRDARRKSNDPFGYACGELVKSDRVKPFYDYVFIDEGQDFPNSFYELCYLITQPAEIEKNIVWAYDELQNILNIKMRSAETLFGADASGRPRLSLERASTKIPAGQVNDTVLTKCYRNQLEVLVTAHAMGFGIYSKQIVQMLEDEAHWSAVGYELIEGKYEIGRNVVLRRPAKNSPVSISGELFPLISSFAADDFSSEIDWVINEIKTLINEGVQPHAIMVITLDDRNAKTYLARISNRLGESGVATNNLLADPYSDPPFWMSSMVTLSTVYRAKGNEAAAVFVVGVDAVEMSVRRGRNKVFTAFTRSKAWLRISGVGPFANKLIGEVDEALSRVPNLEFEVPDRTKVDMIQHDISRRTEKIKRVRSQYLDQLDQLGISEGEIAEYVEGGGRGSKKV, encoded by the coding sequence ATGGCGCGCGCGGTAATTTCAAGCCTTCGATACTCGTCGGACGCGCTATCAAAATCAATAATTGAAGCACTGCAGGCTGCTGGTCCTTTTCAAGACGACGACACGTCTGTCATTTATTACGATTATCCGATTTATTCAGACTACGATAAGTCGCTTTACAAGCCCGACATTTGCTTGTGGTCTGCCAATCACGGGTTCTTCGTTATCAAAAATTGCGACTCGGTGTTGATTGATCTTTCCGCGACCGTTCTTGGTCAATTCGATGTCGAATTATCCGACTTCGCCAGCCTCTTGTATTCAAGGTTCGTCAAAAGCAGAATTTTGCGAAAAAGTATTCAAGTACTTAAGTTTGAAATCACGCCGATCATCTACGTCAACGGTTCGGCTAAAGAAATCAGTTCGCCTGAGCTAAACAGTAAGCTGGTTACCTCTCAAGAGTCGTTACTTCAACTACTCACGGTGGAAACTGAAAGTGTTGGCGTCGAAGTTTACAACGAAGTCCGTTCAATTATCGAGGGGGCAAAGGCTCTTGCGCCTGCCGTAAAGCCTGCCTCCGCACCACCTCTAGGGCGGGCGGCTGCGATCATCGCCAAATTGGAGCAGGATATACACAATTTCGATGTCACCCAACGTCAAGTTGCTCTGTCACTTGTGCCCGGGCCTCATCGAATACGAGGGTTGGCCGGATCCGGAAAAACTATAGTGATAGCTATCAAGGCAGCTCTGCTGCATCTATCGGAGCCAGAAAAGAAGATACTGGTCACGTTTTTCACCAGAAGTCTTCGAGATACGTTGAAAACGTTGATTACGAAATTTTACCGCCATATGAGGGATGAGGATCCCGATTGGACTCAAATTCACGTAAAGCATGGTTGGGGAAATTCTCGGGCTGGCGGAGTATATTCCGAAGCCAGTGCTCGTTCTGGTCAGATGCCAATGTCTTTGCGTGATGCTCGACGCAAGTCGAACGATCCCTTCGGCTACGCGTGTGGTGAGCTCGTAAAGTCTGATCGAGTGAAGCCATTCTACGATTACGTTTTTATCGATGAAGGGCAAGACTTTCCAAATAGCTTTTATGAGCTCTGCTACCTCATCACGCAACCGGCCGAAATTGAAAAAAATATTGTCTGGGCATATGACGAGTTGCAAAATATTTTGAACATCAAGATGCGATCCGCGGAGACATTGTTCGGCGCTGACGCATCGGGGCGACCCAGGCTTTCTCTTGAGAGGGCGTCGACCAAAATTCCAGCAGGACAAGTGAACGATACTGTTCTTACGAAATGCTATCGTAACCAACTTGAAGTGTTGGTCACTGCACATGCCATGGGATTTGGCATCTACTCAAAACAAATTGTTCAGATGCTCGAAGATGAGGCTCATTGGAGTGCGGTGGGCTACGAGCTGATTGAGGGGAAATATGAGATCGGTAGAAACGTAGTTCTTCGACGTCCTGCAAAAAATTCTCCAGTCTCAATTTCTGGAGAGCTATTTCCGCTTATTTCGTCGTTCGCGGCTGACGATTTTTCGAGTGAAATTGACTGGGTAATAAACGAGATAAAAACTCTTATCAACGAGGGTGTGCAACCCCACGCGATAATGGTCATCACCCTAGATGATCGAAATGCAAAGACCTATCTTGCGCGCATCTCGAACCGGCTGGGTGAAAGTGGAGTAGCAACCAACAATCTGTTGGCCGATCCCTATAGCGATCCTCCATTTTGGATGAGCAGCATGGTCACTCTTTCAACCGTGTATCGCGCCAAAGGAAACGAGGCCGCTGCCGTATTCGTTGTCGGTGTTGATGCGGTCGAAATGTCCGTCCGAAGAGGCAGAAACAAGGTCTTCACCGCCTTCACCCGAAGCAAGGCGTGGTTACGCATTTCCGGAGTCGGCCCATTTGCAAATAAGTTGATCGGTGAGGTCGATGAGGCGCTTTCAAGAGTACCAAATTTGGAATTCGAAGTTCCGGATCGAACTAAAGTAGATATGATCCAGCACGACATTAGCCGGAGGACTGAAAAGATTAAGCGTGTTCGCTCCCAATATTTAGATCAGCTAGATCAACTCGGAATTAGCGAGGGAGAAATCGCGGAATACGTTGAAGGTGGCGGTCGTGGATCGAAGAAAGTTTAA
- a CDS encoding formate dehydrogenase subunit gamma has product MTPAYEPWNEARGAEIIAEHDKVEGPTLVILHALQEAFGYVPEPAIPMIAAALNLSRAEIHGVFTFYHDFRDQPAGRHVLKLCRAEACQAAGGDALAARAESRLGISLGHTTADARVTLEPIYCLGLCATAPSAMLDGRVIGRLDEARIDALVAEAQR; this is encoded by the coding sequence ATGACACCGGCCTACGAACCCTGGAACGAGGCGCGCGGCGCCGAGATCATCGCCGAACATGACAAGGTTGAGGGTCCGACGCTAGTGATCCTGCACGCGCTGCAGGAAGCCTTCGGTTACGTCCCGGAGCCCGCGATTCCGATGATCGCCGCGGCGCTCAATTTGTCGCGCGCCGAGATCCATGGCGTGTTCACGTTCTATCATGATTTCCGCGACCAGCCCGCCGGGCGCCATGTACTGAAACTGTGCCGCGCCGAGGCCTGCCAGGCCGCCGGTGGCGATGCGCTTGCGGCGCGCGCGGAAAGCAGGCTCGGCATTTCGCTTGGACATACCACCGCCGACGCGCGCGTTACGCTGGAACCGATATATTGCCTCGGCCTCTGCGCCACCGCGCCCTCGGCGATGCTGGACGGCCGCGTCATCGGACGGCTCGACGAAGCGCGGATCGACGCGCTGGTTGCGGAGGCGCAGCGATGA